The proteins below come from a single Mauremys reevesii isolate NIE-2019 linkage group 6, ASM1616193v1, whole genome shotgun sequence genomic window:
- the LOC120408241 gene encoding uncharacterized protein LOC120408241, giving the protein MSQTLLQILVLGPEASGKSTMTRHLLCKGGDSWKSLEKPQRQTGKSPPTHARVLDRPRAEQGQGAAPSHLLQHFKTPKYEVIVVDSLEPGGLPGDPFPGSAPAGAAVLLVPAAGGQREAGCAVTCQQVLLACNLPAKQLVVCVNKMDATQPPYSCQRYQEITQAVCACLRQLGKNPATVAFLPISGLHGDNLLEPSSRMPWFRGWAGTRKRGGTVATSLQQVLDSLVPGRPQQDSNYTRGVWSEAEMRSLLSVWKDIADQVAHGVPLAREMSLELTGAGVRRSPQQCRVKANAMMKQYFHCQIGVGRGRCPFYQELHAILGGEVTKLMYDLEHPCEDSAGSTDLDSAGSTDLDSAGSLTEEESDSGEAEDLEMFLAGLEGDPVRMSSTPVPCLEAPPTLPASPDGTTSAGLKRKDPARPGLWLPKKPRGEALHPGTQPLAPSQGREGPGGYLDTALNCQKQILETQCPLASTPPVQPALLLSQPARPQQPLSLHCVQAPPRWCPTEPVPQPQAPPLQLPSLPLQPWHTPPLQPPSLWLPSSPTHWPQPPPLRHQCAPLLLLPAWPRQHWQAPPRQLPPQSEQRQQALPVHPKYPRLLPVPSQPPAPLQQLPASPLQYPSPPQPCQLALSPQHRQPGPASPPSLLDSRPLLQALCWSLATTALA; this is encoded by the exons ATGAGCCAGACTCTGCTCCAGATCCTGGTGCTCGGCCCAGAGGCCTCTGGGAAATCCACCATGACTAGACACCTGCTCTGCAAAGGGGGTGACAGCTGGAAGAGTCTGGAGAAACCCCAGAGACAG ACAGGGAAGAGCCCCCCCACACATGCCCGGGTGCTGGACAGGCCgagagcagagcaggggcagggcgcAGCCCCCAGTCACCTCCTGCAGCACTTCAAGACCCCAAAGTACGAGGTCATCGTTGTCGATTCCCTGGAGCCTGGGGGGCTGCCCGGTGACCCGTTCCCAGGCAGCGCTCCG GCCGGCGCTGCTGTGCTGCTGGTCCCTGCGGCCGGGGGACAGCGTGAGGCCGGCTGCGCTGTCACCTGCCAGCAGGTCCTCTTGGCCTGCAACCTGCCGGCCAAGCAGCTCGTCGTCTGTGTGAACAAGATGGATGCCACGCAGCCTCCCTACAGCTGCCAGCGCTACCAGGAGATCACCCAGGCAGTGTGCGCCTGCCTCCGCCAGCTGGGCAAGAACCCAGCAACTGTGGCTTTTCTCCCCATCTCGGGCTTGCATGGGGACAACCTGCTGGAACCCAGCTCCAGG ATGCCCTGGTTCCGAGGCTGGGCAGGCACTAGGAAGCGGGGCGGTACCGTGGCCACCAGCCTGCAGCAGGTCCTGGATTCTCTTGTCCCTGGGCGGCCCCAGCAGGACTCCAACTACACACGTGGAG TGTGGTCGGAGGCGGAGATGAGGAGCCTGCTCTCAGTCTGGAAGGACATAGCAGACCAGGTGGCACACGGCGTGCCACTGGCCCGGGAGATGTCCCTGGAGCTCACGGGAGCGGGAGTCAGGCGATCgccacagcagtgccgtgtgaaggCCAATGCCATGATGAAGCAATACTTCCACTGCCAgatcggggtggggcggggccgcTGCCCGTTCTACCAGGAGCTGCACGCGATCCTTGGGGGTGAGGTCACCAAGCTGATGTATGACTTGGAGCATCCCTGTGAGGACAGCGCCGGCTCGACGGACCTGGACAGCGCCGGCTCGACGGACCTGGACAGCGCCGGCTCTCTCACGGAAGAGGAGTCTGACAGTGGGGAAGCAGAAGACCTGGAGATGTTTCTAGCAG GCCTGGAGGGTGACCCTGTGAGAATGAGCAGCACCCCCGTGCCCTGCTTAGAGGCGCCCCCGACCCTCCCAGCCTCCCCCGACGGTACCACGTCAGCCGGCCTGAAGAGGAAGGACCCGGCGCGCCCCGGCCTGTGGCTGCCGAAGAAGCCGCGAGGGGAAGCCCTTCACCCTGGCACGCAGCCGCTGGCGCCgtcccaggggagggaggggccaggCGGTTACCTTGATACTGCACTAAACTGCCAAAAGCAGATCCTGGAGACCCAGTGCCCGCTTGCTTCCACCCCACCTGtgcagcctgccctgctcctgtCCCAGCCCGCACGGCCCCAGCAGCCGCTTTCATTGCATTGCGTGCAGGCCCCACCTCGCTGGTGCCCCACTGAGCCTGTGCCTCAGCCGcaggccccacccctccagctcccatccctgcccctgcagccctggcacACCCCTCCACTGCAGCCCCCATCTCTCTGGCTtccatcctcccccacccactggcCGCAGCCCCCTCCGCTGCGCCACCAGTgcgcccccctgctcctgctcccagcctggCCAAGGCAGCACTGGCAGGCCCCACCTCGGCAGCTGCCCCCCCAGTCAGAGCAGCGCCAGCAGGCCCTTCCCGTGCATCCCAAGTACCCACGGCTGCTCCCAGTCCCGTCCCAGCCACCCGCTCCGCTGCAGCAGCTGCCGGCCTCCCCTCTCCAGTATCCGTCCCCTCCACAGCCCTGCCAGCTGGCCCTGTCTCCCCAGCACCGCCAGCCCGGGCCTGCCTCCCCGCCATCCCTTCTCGACAGCCGCCCCTTGCTGCAGGCACTCTGCTGGTCCCTGGCTACCACTGCCCTGGCCTGA